In the genome of Arachis stenosperma cultivar V10309 chromosome 6, arast.V10309.gnm1.PFL2, whole genome shotgun sequence, the window GGAGCCTTGTACAAAGTGGAGAAGGTTAAAGGTCAACTTGGGAACTTAATGGTATTCATCCTAAGGCCTGGAGCATTTGATAAGTTATATGAAGTAGCCATTAGAAATGGAACACCAGCTAGTCAATATAAACCACCCAAGATTCTAAGGAATCATGAAATTGTTAGCGTCTTAGAAAAGTATAGTTTGTGTGATATTAGATGATTGTAAATGAAACGATATTATTTGattgtttaaaattattagGCCTTGATGGGGATAGTTGACACTGAATAAGTTCAATTTACCAACATGCAACAATAACTAGCAATAGCTACGAGATCATATCAGAGGCATACAAATTGTCGACGAATAAGAAGAAATATATACACATATCAACAAACAAAATCACGAGGATAATATTTCACAAGAAGAGTTCTAGCATCAACAAACAAAATTCCAATATCCAATTTAAAAAAGTAAAGAAGTTCATTCCTAAATCTTGTTTAGTTTTTCTCTACGGTAATGTTACTGTTGTGTCTCCTGCAAGCTCATGTTCTCCAATGCCGCCTCTAAGGTTGCATTGGCCACAAGATTTCCATCCTTAATCTTGACAGGGCTATCCTCAGAGAGCAGGTCCAAGCATGGTGCTTCACATACCCCTTGAAGCAGGGAGTGAGCCTTACAATACCCTAAAAGAAATTGTCCGGTGACGTCACTCGGGCAGGTTTTCATATTCGCCCCAAGATATTGAGGTGCCGTGGAGTGAACAAGAATCTTAGCTAAAGTCCCATATATCAACGGATCAAAAGCTGCAGCCTGCATCATCTCAATCAAACAATTTAAGATTGACATCAATCAACTGTACTAAGAAAATATGAACTGAAAAAGGTAGATAATTATACATACAGGATATCCAGGTGATGATGATACATCACATTGAGGACGAGGAAACTCGAATTTCAAGTTGACAATCTCATTGTTTCTCGTATGGATGTATCGTTCTGACAAGTCCATCGTGCCACATGCCTTCTTAGACTCAAACCGCAGTACAGAGAACCAATTTAAAGCATCATTTAAGGCGTCCACGGCAAGGCAATGGCCTTGGATGGTGGTGAGATCGCAGGAGAGAGCAATGTGGGTGCAGAGGGATGCTAGGTTGAAGAGAACAGAGGCCTTCTCCAAATGGATGTTATGCTGAGAAGAGTCATGTTGCGGGATGATGGCATTGTACCAAACAAAGATAGGTGGGTTGGGTGAGGCATTCATAGGGAAGAAAGGCTCAATCATGCAAAGGCATTTGAAATAATGGATGAGACAGTCGCGGCGAAGGGGTAGCGAAAGGTCTTCACGCAGCATCTGATTGCGCAATTTGTGTAGCATTTGGAGGAGGCCTTCTACTCTCTTTGCCACGTTCTCAGAGTATTTGAGGACAAAGTAACTGCGCAGGGACTCATAGAGATTCAAGGGCTCAGTCTTCTTCAAAGGAAGGAATGCAAGAATATCTGACAACGATGAAGAAGTCACTGAAGATGAGAGGATTGCCGAATCTGTTGGATAAGGAGGAGGCATGTCCCATGGGTAAGCCACCAGCTTTCCATCCTTCATAAGCTTGAAAGGATTGTACTCCGAGAGGATGAGGTCAACGTATTTTTGTTGTAGGTTGAATTTCGCGCAACCTAATATCCAGCGCCTGCAAATTCCTCTAACTAATATCTCAGTGACACATTCTGCATCATGATCAAGAGCACAAGATTGGACCGGTGAGTAAAAAGCAGGTCGCTCGGATTCGGGTAG includes:
- the LOC130935344 gene encoding uncharacterized protein LOC130935344; this encodes MSNEYRQLWNPETVLSIPLKKTDPVELYLPLRNLVASKYSESDAHKVESVLQTLNKCRRDMVERRGDLSLPMQRDCLLHYFKCLSMVESLVTSLSSDADPIIFVWYDAFNPEHEDGVSSQRNGIQLERAAVVFNLGAICSQIAASCDRTTALGRHLAMEAFKVAANFFFQLWKTFAPKNVVYATLDLTRLFAEFLHHVFSAQASELELQQELNNNDASYALQQHRCALAFSSVYKLYDRAYALIPPDSAARKHVDSFDQTWVTHLYQKVTFFQEEARQRQSSILPESERPAFYSPVQSCALDHDAECVTEILVRGICRRWILGCAKFNLQQKYVDLILSEYNPFKLMKDGKLVAYPWDMPPPYPTDSAILSSSVTSSSLSDILAFLPLKKTEPLNLYESLRSYFVLKYSENVAKRVEGLLQMLHKLRNQMLREDLSLPLRRDCLIHYFKCLCMIEPFFPMNASPNPPIFVWYNAIIPQHDSSQHNIHLEKASVLFNLASLCTHIALSCDLTTIQGHCLAVDALNDALNWFSVLRFESKKACGTMDLSERYIHTRNNEIVNLKFEFPRPQCDVSSSPGYPAAAFDPLIYGTLAKILVHSTAPQYLGANMKTCPSDVTGQFLLGYCKAHSLLQGVCEAPCLDLLSEDSPVKIKDGNLVANATLEAALENMSLQETQQ